AAGCCGCCAACGGCGGTGTTCTGCCATAGCGACGTTATGGCGCTGGGTGCGCTGTCGCTCGCCAAACGCCGGGGGCTGAAAGTACCGGACGACTTATCGATTATCGGTTTTGATAACATTTCACTGGCAGAGTACTCTGACCCGCCGCTAACCACCGTTGCGCAGCCGCGCTACGAAATTGGCCGGGAATCGATGCTGCTCCTGCTGGAACAACTGCAAGGTCATAACGTCAATAGCGGATCGCGCTTGCTGGATTGCGAATTGATCCTGCGCGGCAGTACCCGGGCGATTACGTAAATACCTGGCTTTAAGACACCCCCTTCTGGTCAAAAGCCCGTCGCTTAAGTAACATGGCGGGCTGATAAACGATATAAATACAGCGAAACGATAGTGGCACAACGAGATTATGTACGCCGCGGCCAGCCGGCTCCTGCGCGGCGAAAAGCGAGCAACTCAAGGAAAAAGCAACGCAGCAGGTCTGCGGTCTCTCCAGCCATGGTCGCCATCGCGGCCGCCGTGCTGGTCGCCTTTATCGGTGGTCTGTACTTTATTACGCACCACAAAAAAGAAGAATCCGAAGCGCTGCAAAATCAAAAGGTCACCGGTAACGGCCTGCCGCCGAAGCCGGAAGAGCGCTGGCGCTACATTAAAGAGCTGGAAAGCCGTCAGCCAGGCGTGCTTGCGCCTACTGAACCTTCTGCAGGCGGCGAAGTGAAAAACCCGGATCAGCTGACAGATGAACAGCGCCAGCTGTTAGCGCAGATGCAGGCGGATATGCGCCAGCAGCCGACGCAGCTTAATGAAGTGCCGTGGAACGAACAGACGCCGGAACAACGTCAGCAAACGTTGCAGCGCCAGCGCCAGGCTCAGCAGCAGCAGCAGCCGCAGTGGACGCAAACGCAGCCGGTACAGCAGCCGCGTACGCAGACGCGTGTAGTGGAACAACCGGTACAACAACAACCGGCTCGGACAACGGCCACTGCGCCGCGTCAAACACAGACGCAAACGCAGCAGCAGCCGAAAGCCGCCGCAACATCGCAGCCGTATCAGGATCTGTTGCAAACGCCGCCGCATACCACCGCAGCACAGCCGAAAGCGCAGCAAGCTGCGCCGATAACACGTGAGGCGGAAGCGCCGAAAACGCAAACGGCGGAGAAAAAAGATGACCGCCGCTGGATGATCCAGTGCGGTTCGTTTAAAGGCCAGGAGCAGGCAGAAACCGTTCGCGCCCAGCTGGCGTTCGAAGGGTTTGATTCACGTATCACCAGCAACAACGGCTGGAACCGCGTGGTACTTGGCCCGGTGAAAGGCAAAGAGAATGCTGATTCCACAATTAGCCGTCTGAAAATGGCGGGTCATACAAACTGTATCCGTCTCGCCTCCGGGGGTTGAAACCCCCGAAATCCCCCCCATCTATAATTGCATTCTGCCCCGTACGCTGTGCGGGGCGCTGTATTCTGCATTTGTAACCAAGGGGTCTGCTCGTGACAACAATCGTAAGCGTACGCCGTAACGGCCATGTCGTTATTGCCGGTGATGGCCAGGCCACACTGGGTAATACCGTAATGAAGGGCAACGTGAAAAAAGTCCGCCGCCTGTATAACGACAAAGTTATCGCAGGTTTTGCCGGTGGTACGGCCGATGCCTTCACTTTGTTCGAACTCTTCGAACGCAAACTGGAAATGCACCAGGGCCATCTGGTGAAAGCGGCTGTCGAGCTGGCAAAGGACTGGCGCACCGATCGCATGCTGCGCAAGCTGGAAGCGCTGCTGGCGGTGGCAGATGAGAACGCGTCGCTGATCATCACCGGTAATGGTGATGTGGTTCAGCCGGAAAATGACCTGATCGCTATCGGTTCCGGTGGGCCATACGCCCAGGCCGCAGCCCGTGCGTTACTGGAAAATACCGAGCTTGGCGCGCGTGAAATCGCTGAGAAGGCGTTGGATATTGCAGGCGATATCTGCATTTACACCAACCACTTCCATACCATCGAAGAATTACCCTCTAAAGCGTAAGGATCTCCCATGTCTGAAATGACCCCACGCGAAATTGTCAGCGAACTGGACAAACATATTATCGGCCAGGACGCGGCTAAGCGTTCTGTGGCAATCGCCTTGCGTAACCGCTGGCGCCGTATGCAGCTTGATGAAGAGCTGCGTCACGAAGTGACACCAAAAAATATTCTGATGATCGGCCCGACCGGCGTCGGTAAAACCGAAATTGCGCGTCGTCTGGCGAAACTGGCTAACGCGCCGTTTATCAAAGTTGAAGCGACCAAGTTCACCGAAGTGGGCTATGTCGGGAAAGAAGTGGATTCTATCATCCGCGATCTGACCGATTCCGCAGTGAAAATGGTACGTATCCAGTCGATCGAGAAAAACCGCTACCGCGCCGAAGAGTTGGCCGAAGAGCGTATTCTCGACGTACTGATCCCACCGGCGAAAAACAACTGGGGACAACCGGAGCAATCCGCTGAACCTTCAGCTGCGCGCCAATCCTTCCGCAAAAAACTGCGCGAAGGCCAGCTCGACGATAAAGAGATTGAAATCGATCTCGCTGCTGCACCGATGGGCGTAGAGATCATGGCGCCTCCGGGCATGGAAGAGATGACCAATCAGTTGCAGTCCATGTTCCAGAACCTGGGCGGGCAGAAGCAGAAACCGCGTAAGCTGAAAATTAAAGACGCGATGAAGCTGCTGATTGAAGAAGAAGCCGCGAAGCTGGTCAACCCGGAAGAGTTGAAACAGGACGCTATCGAAGCCGTTGAGCAGCACGGGATCGTGTTTATCGACGAAATCGACAAAATCTGTAAGCGCGGCAATACCTCCGGGCCGGACGTTTCCCGCGAAGGTGTACAGCGCGACCTGCTGCCGCTGGTGGAAGGCTGCACCGTCTCAACCAAGCACGGCATGGTGAAAACCGATCACATTCTGTTTATCGCCTCCGGCGCGTTCCAGGTTGCCAGCCCGTCGGATCTGATCCCGGAATTGCAGGGCCGTCTGCCGATTCGCGTTGAATTGAAGGCGTTAACGACGGAAGATTTCGAGCGCATTCTGACCGAGCCAAACGCGTCTGTGACGGTACAGTACAAAGCACTGATGGCGACCGAAGGCGTGAATATCGAATTTACTGACGACGGCATCAAACGCATTGCGCAGGCTGCCTGGCAGGTGAACGAAACCACGGAAAACATCGGCGCCCGCCGTTTGCATACCGTGCTGGAACGCCTGATGGAAGACATCTCCTACGACGCCAGCGATCTGGGCGGTAAGACCATTATCATCGATGCCGACTATGTAAGTAAGCACCTTGATGCTTTAGTGGCAGATGAAGATCTGAGCCGTTTTATCCTATAATCCCGTTCACAACGTTTTCATCACATTCGATGGGGGCTTATGCCCCCATTTTTGTTGGCGTAATTTATGAACGAAACGCAATCTCTGAGCCTTACTCAGGCCTGGCTGGAAAGCCTGCGACCTAAAACATTACCGCTGGCATTCGCGGCCATTGTCGTGG
Above is a genomic segment from Kosakonia radicincitans DSM 16656 containing:
- the ftsN gene encoding cell division protein FtsN translates to MAQRDYVRRGQPAPARRKASNSRKKQRSRSAVSPAMVAIAAAVLVAFIGGLYFITHHKKEESEALQNQKVTGNGLPPKPEERWRYIKELESRQPGVLAPTEPSAGGEVKNPDQLTDEQRQLLAQMQADMRQQPTQLNEVPWNEQTPEQRQQTLQRQRQAQQQQQPQWTQTQPVQQPRTQTRVVEQPVQQQPARTTATAPRQTQTQTQQQPKAAATSQPYQDLLQTPPHTTAAQPKAQQAAPITREAEAPKTQTAEKKDDRRWMIQCGSFKGQEQAETVRAQLAFEGFDSRITSNNGWNRVVLGPVKGKENADSTISRLKMAGHTNCIRLASGG
- the hslV gene encoding ATP-dependent protease subunit HslV, with amino-acid sequence MTTIVSVRRNGHVVIAGDGQATLGNTVMKGNVKKVRRLYNDKVIAGFAGGTADAFTLFELFERKLEMHQGHLVKAAVELAKDWRTDRMLRKLEALLAVADENASLIITGNGDVVQPENDLIAIGSGGPYAQAAARALLENTELGAREIAEKALDIAGDICIYTNHFHTIEELPSKA
- the hslU gene encoding HslU--HslV peptidase ATPase subunit, coding for MSEMTPREIVSELDKHIIGQDAAKRSVAIALRNRWRRMQLDEELRHEVTPKNILMIGPTGVGKTEIARRLAKLANAPFIKVEATKFTEVGYVGKEVDSIIRDLTDSAVKMVRIQSIEKNRYRAEELAEERILDVLIPPAKNNWGQPEQSAEPSAARQSFRKKLREGQLDDKEIEIDLAAAPMGVEIMAPPGMEEMTNQLQSMFQNLGGQKQKPRKLKIKDAMKLLIEEEAAKLVNPEELKQDAIEAVEQHGIVFIDEIDKICKRGNTSGPDVSREGVQRDLLPLVEGCTVSTKHGMVKTDHILFIASGAFQVASPSDLIPELQGRLPIRVELKALTTEDFERILTEPNASVTVQYKALMATEGVNIEFTDDGIKRIAQAAWQVNETTENIGARRLHTVLERLMEDISYDASDLGGKTIIIDADYVSKHLDALVADEDLSRFIL